One Helianthus annuus cultivar XRQ/B chromosome 7, HanXRQr2.0-SUNRISE, whole genome shotgun sequence genomic region harbors:
- the LOC110909943 gene encoding glycine cleavage system H protein 2, mitochondrial, translating to MAMASSRLWASKAASYLRISTFNRPFATLVKDLKYADSHEWAKIEGNSATIGITDHAQDHLGDVVYVELPEVGTEVTQGNGFGAVESVKATSDINSPVSGKVVQVNEELNTSPGLVNGSPYENGWIIKVEMSNVDEVKSLMDSEQYSKFCEEEDDH from the exons ATGGCTATGGCATCATCAAGGTTATGGGCTTCCAAAGCTGCTTCATACCTCAGGATCTCCACTTTCAACAGACCTTTTGCAACTC TTGTGAAGGATCTAAAGTATGCTGACTCACATGAATGGGCAAAAATCGAAGGTAACTCAGCAACCATCGGGATTACAGACCATGCCCAGGATCACTTGGGTGATGTGGTGTATGTTGAGTTACCAGAAGTTGGGACAGAAGTAACCCAAGGCAACGGTTTTGGTGCAGTTGAAAGCGTTAAGGCTACCAGTGATATTAACTCCCCTGTTTCTGGCAAAGTGGTCCAAGTCAATGAAGAACTCAACACCTCACCAGGCTTG GTAAATGGAAGCCCGTATGAGAATGGATGGATTATAAAGGTGGAGATGAGCAATGTGGATGAAGTCAAATCTCTAATGGACAGTGAACAGTATTCTAAGTTCTGTGAAGAAGAAGATGACCACTGA